Proteins encoded within one genomic window of Candidatus Saccharibacteria bacterium:
- a CDS encoding type II secretion system protein, translating into MISLKHKGSKSGFTLVELLIASSIFSFLLAISLAGFMNITNLFRQASTMRALQQDTDEVINEIRDDINSARGVRICRAGEDYISIDNPVENCMAGLEENRATYLNDPEDLINEDSDLLCLKGDREGQDIVYRTELASSNDLIADTPTTVLVKYTNVTHCNLSVTGGVRTPQVITSQKNRVYGLHFGQVRGVEKRGKLNIASIQIKLDIRQARILEKGASSGARAFTANLYLETSANTRGCYAGTTTCPPVN; encoded by the coding sequence ATGATTAGCCTGAAACATAAGGGTTCTAAATCAGGGTTTACCTTGGTCGAGTTATTAATCGCTTCATCAATTTTTTCATTCCTATTAGCTATTAGCTTAGCTGGGTTTATGAATATTACCAACCTATTTCGTCAGGCTTCGACAATGAGAGCTTTGCAACAAGATACCGATGAGGTCATCAATGAGATTCGTGATGATATTAATAGTGCTAGAGGAGTTAGGATTTGTCGAGCTGGAGAGGATTATATCAGTATTGATAATCCAGTCGAAAACTGTATGGCAGGGCTTGAAGAGAATCGAGCTACCTATCTAAATGATCCTGAAGATTTAATCAATGAAGATAGTGATCTACTGTGTCTTAAGGGTGACAGGGAAGGGCAGGATATTGTTTATCGTACAGAGCTAGCTAGTAGTAATGATTTGATTGCAGACACTCCGACAACAGTTTTGGTCAAATACACCAATGTTACTCATTGCAACTTGAGTGTAACTGGTGGAGTCAGGACTCCACAGGTCATTACTAGCCAGAAGAATCGGGTTTATGGCTTGCATTTTGGTCAAGTTCGGGGTGTTGAAAAGCGAGGCAAATTGAATATTGCTTCTATTCAAATCAAACTTGATATCAGACAAGCACGGATTTTGGAAAAAGGAGCTAGTAGTGGGGCTAGGGCTTTTACTGCAAACTTATATCTTGAAACATCTGCAAATACGAGGGGTTGTTATGCAGGTACTACTACTTGTCCAC
- a CDS encoding prepilin-type N-terminal cleavage/methylation domain-containing protein: protein MRKRLRRGDTILEVLIALVILGSILAIAIVSVSRSVRQTRASRERIQVDLLVEEQAEYLDFLVRSLPWDNNDVPVGKNPQDYPFFIGDKVDGCGQKCFVEKSDTSDNLTIRSGEYTSVDPYRIYFQKKDYPSAFQTTESMLISIQAEWIDPNGDNQYTVITKEYSKR, encoded by the coding sequence ATGAGAAAACGATTAAGAAGAGGCGATACAATTCTAGAAGTTTTAATTGCCCTGGTAATACTTGGCTCTATTCTGGCGATTGCAATCGTGAGTGTTAGTAGATCAGTTCGCCAAACTAGGGCATCTAGGGAAAGAATTCAGGTGGATTTGTTAGTGGAAGAGCAAGCTGAGTATTTGGACTTTTTAGTCAGAAGTTTGCCTTGGGATAATAATGATGTTCCAGTTGGCAAGAATCCTCAGGATTACCCATTTTTTATCGGAGATAAAGTTGATGGCTGTGGACAAAAATGTTTTGTTGAAAAATCAGATACAAGTGATAATCTAACGATTAGGAGTGGAGAATATACTAGTGTTGATCCGTATAGGATTTATTTTCAGAAGAAAGATTATCCAAGTGCTTTTCAGACTACGGAGTCAATGTTAATCTCAATTCAGGCAGAGTGGATAGATCCGAATGGTGACAATCAGTATACAGTGATCACCAAGGAGTATAGTAAGCGATGA